TGAGGATTCAAAGGTgggaaatatttaaaatctcaATACAGTACTGAAGTAGGATATGATGTGCCAAGCAGAACATTAGAACTGAGAAATCAGAAATACTGCCTAGCATATTTATTTGGTTGGATTGTGTACGGTTTTATTTTCAAGCagacatatttttttcttttttttccattttgtgatACAAGATTCTTCTATCATTCTTGCATTTAATCATGTTTCATAATACCATTTTTGTAttaactgtgaaaaaaaatgtttatttatatatgtttatattattgGAGGGTAACTCACTAGAAATAGATGCCaagaaaataattgtatttatagGTTTACTTAAATGTATCTGCTTCTGCAAGGAAATTCCCTATGAAaatcaacattttcttttaaatacgtTTCAGTTTCTCTATGGGCAGTGGGCATATTATGAAGCACTGAAAGGATCTACTGAATCAAATTTGATGTTTAAATACAAGCAGcattattgtcattttaaaaagaatctATATGTATTATGCGATCTCAGGATTACAtcatcaaacaccacacactaaAATTTGATCTCAGCATGCCATCTGGATATACCATGTACTGTAGTTTAAACCTCACACCCAAATAGAGTGCTTATTAATGTCACTATTATGGTTTTGTCATTAAAAGAGTAAGGTTTGGCTGGAAATGGGGTTTGCCTCTTTACCCATCCTATGCACCTATACCTTTTCTTAGGCTGCAACACTCGTGTCTTGGAACCCTAGAAGCTTCTTCAGTGCTTGCATGCACATCGTATCTGCATGCTTAACAATTTTCAGAACTCCTACTGTTTAGTTAGGTTGTGATATATGAAATATCTGCACACCATGGATGTCACCAAATTTTAGAAAAGATATTTTagaaaatttatatataattttattagaaTAGTGGAGTCACAGTGACCAGACTTACAGCTTAATCAggcaattaaaatatttgtttttgtttgttttcatttaaagaaatgGCTTATCCTTTAGGTCAAATTAATTTCAATTCATCTTagatatatatctctatctccAAACTTTCATTTTAGGTTAGGGGAGGTCAACTCTGCATGTTGCATCATATTACCTACTGTGGGAATACATGGACTTGATACtgtataaacataaataaatcattaaaatataataattcttATAGAGTTTGCCTCTTTTTTGGTGGGACAGgtttttattatatgtttatttatttgcgaTATTTATAGCAATTGGTGATCTGTCAAATGAAGAGTCTTCTGATCGCTAGGCAGCTCCACACAGCAAAGTAAAGATCTTTCTTCAACATTAAAGGTTATTGCTCTTGTGAGTCTGATTTATCATATTTCTGGGTCTGCAATAATCTTCTATCAGGTCAAAGATCAGTGTGTCCATAGATCCCATTCGAATCTCCATTTTAGAATCTCTCAGCTGCTCGGCTGGCAACTGCCCGAATGTTCCCATAGACCTTTGATGGCGGACTCCCTGTGGAGGTGAAAGGAAACATCAATCCTAGTCCCTGCCAATCATTTGCCCATGCACAGACACCCCCGACTAGGAGCTTGCCCTGCAATTTGCTTACCTAAGATGAGGTTGCATATAGCAGTCCGTgccattttgatattttgaaagGATCCCAATATGTGTACTTTCCTACAAAACAGAAATTTGAGACAAATTATAACCTTACTGTATGCAATTATATCAAAGTTTACTATtggtatttatatttacaaCTGCAGTGATAAGCTACGGTTACACTGCTAAGTTGCATTCTTAACAAAAAGCACCTTATGAGTTGAAATTTGAACTTTTGTTTGGACTCACGTGTCTGCAAGGACAATCCTGgtttttgtgacattttcaaTGGTAAATTTAGTTTTTCCTCCTTTGCCTGCTATTCTACCAATAGCTCTAGACAGGTGATCTCCCTTAAGAGGTTTAACTGTTCCAAAAAAATGCATAAGACATGAGATGCTTACCAATAAACTGTAGTTATCACTTCTGAAATACTGGCTTTAAACTTACCGTCTGTGATATCAAAGGTTTCCAGAAACAGTTCATCCAATCTGATTAGTGCAAGTGCATCCTATGGATTGTTTTATGCATTTAGTGCATATATAAAGAATAATCACATCAACAGTTTCCTGCACAATGCACAGCTTTATAGCTTaattaaatgtaactaaaaaaTGTAATAGCCACACCCACCTCAACTTGAAATCCTAAAACAAAGGCCTTTACAAAATCTGCTGCTTTTGTGAGGGCACCAATATCTTGTGTTTCCTTACATGTCTGTAAAAGAGAAAGTTTTTTAGAACATACACATGTTTATTCATAAAGGGATATCTCATGTAAAAAGCTTTACATATTTAAGattcattttgaaaataaagcttcattcTTACTTTAATCTCCACATTTCTTGTTTTGAGATTAAATCTGACTTGAAGTTGCAGGTTCTCAACAATGGGGGTGAAAATTCTGAGCCAGTTTTCTTTCAAGGGTGTGTATCGGTGTGAAGGAACTGgtatttttctcatttcatcAGCACCCCCCTTAAAAACAAGCCAACAAAGTTCCATATTGACATATTGAACATATTCTGTATTGGCTTACAGAAACCTTCcttataaaactaaaaatacttCATAGCAGAGTGGTATGATGTAGTCGTCAATATGAGGAAATTAATTACACATACAGCACATTACATCTTCTGGGGGAATTAGGCTGTGTTATCATGCATAGGAAGGACTGCATTTTTTGCAGTCTGACTAGAGCTTGTTGAGCTCATACTGCAATATATAATACTGCAATACAAAGTACGTGTAGCCAAATCTTCACAATAATGCCCTAAAGGACACCACGCTCGGACAGGAATATGCTTTTTATATCAGTTGAAAAGAACATGCGTAGAAAGTAATGCAAGTTATCTTATGCTATCGTTTATTTAGCTCGATATTTTATGCAGGATTTAAATAGAAATGTTCACGATAtgattttgtgatttatttgatttttatttagctACCTTTAGTCTGTCACCAGATACTGGTGGAAATTGTGGTCTCTTCGGTGCCACCGTGTCTTCAGATTCCATTTCCACTTCACCCATGTCATGTTTACGTTTCTGAGTTTTCTTTGATTTCACTTTTTCGAAAGTATCCGTGCTGACTTCACTGTCCACAATTGTAATGACCTCAGGGGTTACGTTACTGGAAGCTTCCATTGTGATGTTAAActaacaaaaatgtacaaaattcaTCCGTCTGTTTATCTTAAACACGCGGTGTCCTCGACTATATAAAAAGGACCTCAGCTTTGTCTAACTACTGCCAGAAACTGCTGCATCTATTCAAAACATCCAACTATTACTATCGtaatgtatttgaaaatgtactTATATTGATCAAAAACACAGTCTTAATTAAGCTAACGTGTCGTTAATAAAGCCCGAATGTGGACGAGTGATCAGGCGATATTTTGAACAGCCATACACGCATAGAGGGTCCTCAAACCACCATCCTGAATTAATCAACTGAATCCATATGAAGTGAGGTTGTCTGAAAATTTGGTATTCAGAACTTGTTAGAATTTTCTTTCGTTTGTCTTGAtaatctgctgtttttgttgacATGTCAACACCTCTTGAAAAACCACAGATTATCGCTCATATCCAGAGAAGTTTGAACTACACCGTTTTTGACAGCAAATGGATTCCTTGCAGTGCAAAGTTTGTTTGTCTGGGCAACTTTGCAAGAGGAACTGGTGTTATGCAGATATATGAAGTCCAGCATGGAGATGTTCAGCTCGTGAAAGAGGTAACTAGCTAACTTTGtcattaaataacatttcttcTGGTTGCATTTAGCTAGGCAACTAATATTGCTTCTAGCTgtcatagctagctagctgattTCTAGAAAACTCTTGATACATCGTTGTCATAGCAACAGTAAACAGTAACAACGACTatattgctgaagaaaaaaaagtttattcaAGTTCTACAttctaaaataattattcaCGCTCTATGAATAAGAGTCTAACATTCTAATTCT
This region of Electrophorus electricus isolate fEleEle1 chromosome 11, fEleEle1.pri, whole genome shotgun sequence genomic DNA includes:
- the pno1 gene encoding RNA-binding protein PNO1, whose amino-acid sequence is MEASSNVTPEVITIVDSEVSTDTFEKVKSKKTQKRKHDMGEVEMESEDTVAPKRPQFPPVSGDRLKGGADEMRKIPVPSHRYTPLKENWLRIFTPIVENLQLQVRFNLKTRNVEIKTCKETQDIGALTKAADFVKAFVLGFQVEDALALIRLDELFLETFDITDVKPLKGDHLSRAIGRIAGKGGKTKFTIENVTKTRIVLADTKVHILGSFQNIKMARTAICNLILGSPPSKVYGNIRAVASRAAERF